A region from the Toxotes jaculatrix isolate fToxJac2 chromosome 2, fToxJac2.pri, whole genome shotgun sequence genome encodes:
- the LOC121198715 gene encoding olfactory receptor 11A1-like: protein MDDELNVTYISLNGYVEVNNYRYVYFLIIFTVYILIICSNCTIIFLIMIHRNLHEPMYIFIAALLLNCVLYSTNIYPKLLTDFLSEKQIILYSACVFQFFLFYSLVCSEFLLLSAMAYDRYVSICKPLQYPTIMRKTTVSILLLLAWIVPVLHISVLAIASAEAKLCNFTLNGIFCNNSIYQLQCVRSRFITIFGVIALLDLVILPMLFIIFTYTKIFIISYRSCREVKKKAAETCLPHLLVLISFSSLTVYDVSIARVELNLSKTARLIMTLQMVLYHPLFNPLIYGLKMKEISKHLRRLLCSAKLI, encoded by the coding sequence atgGATGATGAGTTAAATGTTACATACATATCTCTTAACGGGTATGTGGAAGTTAACAATtacagatatgtttattttctgattatatttacagtttatattcTAATAATCTGCAGTAATTGTACTATAATTTTCCTTATCATGATCCACAGAAACCTCCATGAGCCAATGTatattttcattgcagctttgcTACTGAACTGTGTCCTTTACAGCACTAATATTTACCCAAAGCTTCTGACTGACTTTTTGTCAGAGAAACAGATCATATtatattcagcctgtgtctttcagttttttctattttattctcTGGTTTGTTCAGAGTTCTTActgttgtcagccatggcctatgacaggtatgtgtctatatgtaaacctctgcaatatccaactatcatgagaaaaaccactgtgagtattttgctgcttttagctTGGATTGTACCtgttttacatatttcagtCCTTGCAATAGCGAGTGCTGAAGCTAAACTGTGTAACTTTActttaaatggaatattttgcaACAATTCAATTTATCAGCTTCAATGTGTGAGATCAAGATTCATCACTATATTTGGTGTGATCGCTTTATTGGATCTTGTAATCCTCCCTATGCTCTTCATAATTTTCACATATACAAAGATATTTATAATATCCTATCGAAGTTGTAGAGAAGTTaagaaaaaagctgcagagacctgtttacctcacctgttggttttaatcagtttctcctctttgaCTGTGTATGATGTCAGTATAGCTCGAGTGGAACTGAACTTGTCAAAAACTGCTCGTTTAATAATGACGCTACAAATGGTTTTGTATCAtcctttgtttaatccactgatatacggactgaaaatgaaagaaatttccaAACACCTCCGAAGGTTGTTGTGTTCAGCCAAACTCATCTGA
- the LOC121191054 gene encoding olfactory receptor 11A1-like has product MDYIKRHMEQDPASSLGSHSGSEEEDFFGLMKGHVQETTKQLDAYLANSATSMDNLNPAKRPQVLGVYSPLTWSSGAGPARSKRDSRRKTQIQKRLAIFEKTFMDDELNVTYISLNGYVEVKYRYVYFLIIFTVYILIICSNCTIIFLIVIHRNLHEPMYIFIAALLMNCVLYSTNIYPKLLTDFLSEKQIISYSACVFQFFLFYYSGALEFLLLSAMAYDRYLSICKPLQYPTIMRKTTVSILLLLAWIVSALHISVVAIASAEAKLCNFTLNGIFCNNSIYQLQCVRSRFITIFGVVNLLDLALLPMLFIIFTYTKIFIISYRSCREVRKKAVETCLPHLLVLITFSCFSVYDVSIARVESIFPKTARLIMTLQSIVYPSLFNPLIYGLKMREISKHLRRLLCSAKLI; this is encoded by the exons ATGGACTACATCAAGAGACACATGGAGCAGGACCCAGCCTCATCATTAGGTAGCCATTCCgggtcagaggaggaggacttcTTTGGCCTTATGAAGGGACATGTCCAAGAAACCACAAAACAGCTGGATGCCTACCTGGCCAACTCGGCTACCTCCATGGACAATCTAAA CCCAGCAAAGAGGCCGCAGGTTCTGGGGGTTTACTCCCCGCTGACGTGGTCGAGTGGAGCGGGGCCGGCGCGGTCCAAACGGGACAGCCGACGCAAGACGCAGATCCAGAAGCGTCTGGCGATC tttgagaaaacattcatgGATGATGAGTTAAATGTTACATACATATCTCTTAACGGGTATGTGGAAGTTAAAtacagatatgtttattttctgattatatttacagtttatattcTAATAATCTGCAGTAATTGTACTATAATTTTCCTTATCGTGATTCACAGAAACCTCCATGAGccgatgtacattttcattgcagctttgcTAATGAACTGTGTCCTTTACAGCACTAATATTTACCCAAAGCTTCTGACTGACTTTTTGTCAGAGAAACAGATCATAtcatattcagcctgtgtctttcagttttttctattttattactCAGGCGCCTTAGAGTTCTTActgttgtcagccatggcctatgacaggtatttgtctatatgtaaacctctgcaatatccaactatcatgagaaaaaccactgtgagtattttgctgcttttagctTGGATTGTATCTGCTTTACATATTTCAGTCGTTGCAATAGCGAGTGCTGAAGCTAAACTGTGTAACTTTActttaaatggaatattttgcaACAATTCAATTTACCAGCTTCAATGTGTGAGATCAAGATTCATTACTATATTTGGTGTGGTCAATTTATTAGATCTTGCACTCCTCCCTATGCTCTTCATAATTTTCACATATACAAAGATATTTATAATATCCTATCGAAGTTGTAGAgaagtcaggaaaaaagctgtagagacctgtttacctcacctgttggttttaatcactttctcctgtttttctgtatATGATGTCAGTATAGCTCGAGTGGAATCCATCTTTCCAAAAACTGCTCGTTTAATAATGACGCTACAATCAATAGTTTATCcttctttgtttaatccactgatATACGgactgaaaatgagagaaatttccaaacacctcagaagGTTGTTGTGTTCAGCCAAACTCATCTGA